The following are encoded in a window of Scleropages formosus chromosome 7, fSclFor1.1, whole genome shotgun sequence genomic DNA:
- the LOC108927998 gene encoding polycomb complex protein BMI-1-like, translated as MTMHRTTRIKITELNPHLMCVLCGGYFIDATTIVECLHSFCKMCIVRYLETSKYCPICDVQVHKTKPLLNIRSDKTLQDIVYKLVPGLFKNEMKRRRDFYAEHPSVDAANGSNEDRGEVADEDKRIITDDEIISLSIEFFDPSKIEKQGDGEKEKTKDEISDKRYLQCPAAMTVMHLRKFLRSKMDIPCTFQIEVMYEDEPLKDYYTLMDIAYIYTWRRNGPLPLKYRVRPSCKKMKIIHPREGVNSVNRSEMESDSGSDKANSPAGVPSTSSSLPSPGTPVQSPHPHFPHISSAVNGTSTNPSPSRQAPFCNKARKASLNGSSGSSG; from the exons ATGACGATGCACCGAACAACGAGGATAAAGATAACGGAGCTGAATCCACAtttgatgtgtgtgttgtgtggagGATATTTCATCGACGCAACAACCATCGTGGAGTGTCTGCACTCCT TCTGTAAAATGTGCATTGTGCGCTATCTCGAGACCAGCAAGTACTGTCCAATATGTGATGTCCAGGTACACAAAACCAAACCGCTTCTAAATATCAG GTCTGACAAGACCCTTCAAGACATTGTGTACAAGTTGGTCCCTGGTCTTTTCAAAA ATGAAATGAAACGGAGACGGGACTTCTATGCTGAACACCCATCAGTTGACG CTGCAAATGGATCAAATGAAGACCGTGGAGAAGTGGCTGATGAGGACAAGAGAATAATCACAGATGACGAGATAATCAGCTTATCCATAGAATTCTTCGACCCGAGCAA gaTTGAAAAGCAGGGtgatggagaaaaggaaaagacaaaagatGAG ATAAGTGACAAGCGGTACTTGCAGTGTCCTGCTGCTATGACAGTGATGCATCTGAGGAAATTCCTCCGGAGTAAAATGGATATTCCATGCACATTTCAG ATTGAAGTAATGTATGAAGATGAGCCGCTGAAAGATTACTACACATTAATGGATATTGCCTACATCTACACCTGGAGAAGG aatggaCCTTTGCCATTAAAATACAGAGTTCGACCCAGTTGCAAAAAGATGAAGATTATCCACCCAAGAGAAGGTGTGAACAGTGTGAATAGGTCGGAGATGGAGAGCGACTCGGGCAGTGACAAGGCCAACAGTCCAGCCGGCGTTCCCTCCACCTCCTCGTCCCTACCCAGTCCGGGAACCCCAGTTCAGTCCCCACACCCTCACTTCCCGCACATCTCCAGTGCCGTCAACGGAACCTCTACAAACCCGAGCCCGAGCCGCCAGGCCCCGTTCTGCAACAAAGCGCGCAAAGCCTCGCTCAATGGCTCATCTGGGTCTTCGGGATGA